One Vallitalea pronyensis genomic region harbors:
- a CDS encoding TVP38/TMEM64 family protein, which translates to MLDWINEFLSFGYWEQMLNEIRSLGMFAGVGLAMLEAFFPPLPLVVFVGINVAAFGFWLGYFYSWLGSSIGSIIVFLLIKKFGQKKFQQRIAKNEKIYNIFHWIKEKGFTPIFFLLTFPFTPSIIVCGLAALVGTRNKDYFSALILGKLVMIFSLSFIGFNLQNFIEKPMRSGILILSTLVISLIGKQLLKICEHKRRIVLEKNESKGAEAA; encoded by the coding sequence ATGAATTTTTGTCCTTTGGTTATTGGGAGCAGATGCTTAATGAAATTCGTTCATTAGGTATGTTTGCTGGTGTTGGACTAGCCATGTTGGAAGCTTTTTTCCCACCTCTACCTTTAGTTGTATTTGTAGGCATTAATGTGGCTGCTTTTGGGTTTTGGTTAGGCTATTTTTATTCTTGGCTAGGTTCATCCATTGGCTCAATCATTGTATTTTTGCTTATCAAAAAGTTTGGCCAAAAGAAATTTCAACAACGTATCGCAAAGAATGAAAAAATATATAATATCTTTCATTGGATAAAAGAAAAAGGCTTTACTCCTATTTTTTTCTTACTCACATTCCCATTTACACCATCTATTATCGTTTGTGGATTAGCAGCGTTAGTTGGTACAAGGAATAAGGATTACTTTAGTGCTTTGATATTAGGCAAGTTAGTTATGATTTTTTCTTTGAGTTTTATAGGTTTTAACTTGCAAAATTTTATAGAAAAGCCTATGAGGTCAGGTATACTTATTTTATCAACCTTGGTTATCTCGTTAATTGGAAAACAGTTATTAAAAATTTGTGAGCATAAAAGACGAATTGTATTAGAAAAAAATGAAAGCAAAGGTGCCGAAGCTGCATGA
- a CDS encoding stalk domain-containing protein, whose translation MKKILVTMLVILLAWSTPTAFASSNIPIYVNGQLLTPDVSPYIENDRTFVPIRFIGEALSASSIDWDGSNRAAILTFNNTTMYLPIDSRHVSINGQSYTIDAPIRIKSNRTFVPIRLISEILGYNVQWVNHSAYISNNGYAPPKEEKKYSSEDIYWLSRIVNAEAGSEPYEGKLAVANVIINRKNSSEFPNTIKGVVFDTNYGVQFTPTSDGSVYNTPSEASITAATHALNGQNNVGDALYFLNPAKSTNFWIMHNRPFYTQIKNHHFYG comes from the coding sequence ATGAAAAAGATACTCGTAACAATGCTTGTCATTTTGCTAGCATGGAGTACCCCTACAGCATTCGCTTCTAGTAACATACCTATTTACGTTAATGGACAACTTCTAACCCCAGATGTTAGTCCATATATTGAAAATGATCGCACTTTTGTGCCCATTCGCTTCATTGGTGAAGCGTTAAGCGCATCTTCTATTGATTGGGATGGTTCAAATCGTGCAGCAATCCTAACGTTTAATAATACCACCATGTATTTACCTATTGACTCAAGACATGTCTCCATCAATGGACAATCGTATACGATTGATGCCCCTATTCGTATTAAATCAAATCGCACTTTTGTTCCAATCCGTCTTATATCTGAAATTTTAGGTTATAATGTTCAATGGGTTAATCACTCAGCTTATATTAGTAACAATGGGTATGCTCCTCCAAAAGAAGAAAAAAAATATTCTTCAGAGGATATATACTGGTTGTCTAGAATAGTCAATGCTGAGGCAGGCAGCGAACCCTATGAGGGTAAATTAGCTGTTGCGAATGTTATTATTAATCGAAAAAACAGTTCCGAATTCCCCAACACGATTAAAGGCGTTGTTTTTGATACCAACTATGGTGTTCAATTTACACCTACATCGGATGGGTCAGTCTATAATACACCATCTGAGGCAAGTATCACTGCTGCAACCCATGCACTAAATGGTCAAAATAATGTGGGCGATGCTCTTTATTTCTTAAATCCAGCTAAATCAACTAATTTCTGGATCATGCATAATCGACCATTCTATACGCAGATTAAGAACCATCATTTTTATGGCTAA